The Brevibacillus humidisoli DNA segment TTTGACCGACAGCCAACCATTGCTCCGTACCATGGCTTGACTGCTGAAACAGTGGCGGTAGCCAAGCAATCTCTCGCTGCTGGGGAAGCATTAGACGGCATTGGCGGCTTTACCGCCTACGGACGGATCGTCAGCGCCGAGGAGAAACAGAAGCAAAATGCTTTGCCGATCGGCCTGATTGGCCCGCATGTGCGACTCAAACGGTCAGTAGAACAGGGAGCGATCATTACCTACGATGACATCGAGTTTACCGATCAGCCGTTTATCGTGACTCTTCGCGAACTGCTCGACCGTGGGATGTAACACGCTTAATGGAGGAAGACAGCTGCTGTCTTCCTTTTGCTTCTTGTATGGATTGACGCCGCCCAAGCGGTTATATCTGCCCTGGCCTGCCATTTATTTGCTATAATAGATGGAGAAATACATGGTGAAGAGGGATCGGAATGGATAGCTGGACAGAAAAAAGGGAACTGGTGCGAGTAGCCAAACTGTATTACATGAAGGGATTGACACAGGCCGATATCGCTAAGAAGATCGGGGTGTCCCGTCCGATTATCTCCAAGCTGCTGCAGCGGGCAAAAGAAATGGGAATCGTGGAGATCATCATCAAGGATGAGACGGTAAGTATGGTTGAATTGGAACAACAGTTGGAGAGCCGGTACTCGCTGGATGAAGCCATAGTCGTGCCAGTCGCGGAAGGGGATGGCCCGGAGCTGGTAAAACAGGTGGTGGCCAAGACTGCTGCTCTACATCTATCCAAACTGATCCGCGATGTAAAAAGGGTTGGCATCTCATGGGGAACAACGCTGTATCACCTCGTACAAGAGTTTCCCTACCATCGGGACACTGATGTGAAAGTGCTGCCACTGGTTGGTGGTATTGGCCGGAACCGGATTGAGATCCATGCTAATCAGTTGGCTTATGAGCTGTCAAAGAAGCTGGGCGGAACCTGTGAATTCCTGTATGCACCGGCCATCGCCGAGACGGTCGAACTAAAGCAGCAGCTGCTGGAATCGAGTGAGATACACGCTTTGCTGGATGAAGCAAGCAGAGTAGATTTGGCCGTAGTCGGGGTGGGCGTTCCGTACGAGTCTACGATGGTAGAGATGGGGTATCTAAAGAAAGCGGAGATTGAAGATTTGAAGCGATTCGGGGCAATCGGTGATATCAGCTCCCGATTTATCGATTACCGTGGTGAGGAGATCGATTTTCCGCTTAACAAACGGGTCATTGGGATTGATTTGGCCGACTTGCGGCGAATCCCTACCGTGATCGGGGTCGTCTCCGGGATCAACAAGGCGGAAGCGATCCGCGGCGTTCTAAATGGTGGGTATTTTCATAAGCTGGTGGTTGATGAACAGACGGCTAAAGAACTGATCCATGCTGATCACGGAGGTGCCTGCCATGATTGAGAACAAGTTTGAGACAGAACTGTACTGCATCGATTGTTTGGGACAGTCGCTTCATACCGTCGTCTATGTCAACGACGTGCTGTACAAAGTAACGTGCGAGAGCTGCGGCAAGGAACACGTGATCAAACCAGACCTGCCGAAAGAAATCTACGTTCGCTACGTGGACCGGATTCTCTCCAAGCCGAAGCGAATCACCAAGGAGTTTCGCGAGGATCTGAGCCACTTTCTCTCTTCCCTGCCGTTTCGACTGTTGAGCAAACCGTATCGCACCTACAACGAACTGCGCGGGATCTTTCGCTACGTGCATAAGCAGTCGGCCCGAAAAGAAAAGTGACGAGGGGACATCGCAGCATCCTGATCAGAAGGTACATGAAAAGACCGTTTCCCGATCTGTAGCGGAAAACGGTCTTTTGTCATTAGTTCAATACTCTGAACGAGAAGTTGTCGAAATAGGTGATTTCGCGGGGCAGATCTTCCGTTGCTTCTTTTTTCAGATACAGTCCCAGCGAGGTGTTGTCAATCGATTGGTTCTGCAGACCAAACATAAACTTGTCGTTCAGATAGATTCCGTAGGCATTGCCGTCGACGACAATTCGCAGTTGATTGGTCGTCTTTAGATCGTAATCGACACTAGCGATGGTGGTTGTATCGTCTTCCTCGGGATCTTCCACCTTCTCCACCAGCAGCTTATCTTCCTCGACGGAGACCGCAATCGCTTTGCCGTCCTTACCGTTGAAGAATAGCCCGCCGTGCCCATCTGACCTGTCTGCGATCACGTCAACCTTGATCTCGTACTTTTTCGGCTTGCTCTTTTCATCCCAGATCAGCGGTAGAAAGTAGTGGTCCAGATCGGAGTCGCTGGAATAAGCAGTGACACGATTGTTAATCACTTTCCAAGTGGCAGTTGCTTCCCGCTCGTCCCAGTGGTCCAGATCGTCTTTGGAGAACGAATCACTGACACTCTTCGGCAGTTCCGGCTCCTGAGGTTTCGGTTCGTCCGGGAAGACCACTTTGGTTTCGTCCAGCTTTGCACGGTAGATCAGCGAAGCTGCCTCAGCCCGAGTGATCGGGTGGAGCGGACGGAATGTGTTGTCTTCAAAGCCTTTGATCAATCCTGTCTCTACTGCGATGGCAATGAACGGGCGCAAGTTTTCCGAAATTCTCTGATCATCGCGGAAGCGGTTGATCTTGGACAGATCCGGGTCGGTTGTCCGGTCGTAGCCCTTCAAACGGACCAACGCTACGGCGATATCCTCCCGTAAGGCTTTCTCGTTTGGTTTGTACAGATAGGTAGAGCCGACCTTGTAACCGGTCAGGTACGGTTTGGCCAACTCGACGTAATAGAACGCCCAGTGACGACGATCCACGTCCTCAAAGGTTTGCTTCACTTTGTTAACGGACGTGATGTCAATCCCGGCTGCAGCGATCATGATTTTCGCAAACTCAGCGCGAGTAATGTGATTGTTGGGCCTAAACGTTCTGTCATTGTAGCCAGTGATAATCCCTTTGTCCGCCATTTCCATAATCGCTTCGTACGCCCAATGATTTCGAGGCACATCGCGGAAGGTGGTCTTGGCGGAAGCGACGGGAATCATGGTGAGTATCAGTAGCGTGCAGAGCAAAACGGAAAGTACTCTTTTCATATCGGCCTCCTTGTTTCTGATGTGATTTCGCTCTATATGACGCTGCATATTAGAGGAAGGTTGCACGTTCAATGGAGGATTGAGCAAAAATCCTACTTCAGGCATGGGGCCGCTTTCCCGGGAAAGCGCAGGAATTGACAAGATGTTTGTCTGGACGACAACGGTTTGACGTACATTGACGTGAAGATGATGTTTCCTGGCGTACAGCTCGTAATTGGTGGCCGAATCGGTACAAGAAACGACGTCAGAATCCAAGCTGGTAAATCCCAAAAACCAATTATTTGAACGTGCAAAAAAAGGGATAACCGATTTACAAAATGATGGAACTATTTCCGCAACACTCAGAGCATCAAAAGATAAAGTAAGTGAAGCAGGAACGATTTCTACGACCCAATTATTAAGAGTTACTGAAACAAAGGGGAACAAGACGGAAGGATATGCGACAACCGTATTTGCTAGCGTTCCCTTCAGTGAATTGGATGAAGAAGGTTCCGATTTGCCAGTTGGGAACCTATAGCTGATGTTCCGCCGTCTCAAAATGGTGTTACGTCAACTGTCACAGTTCAACGCGGAACAGATTCGTGGGGATTGATAATAGTCAACATAATACAAAATTGGCAAATAATTTAGCGGAATTTTTGGTGTATACTGAACCATAGGTGGTGACCACACTTATGGTTCATCTACTTTATTGACCAGCGAGCGGGAGATGAGCATATGAAAAGATTGGTTTGGCTGCTGTTAGGAATAGCGCTTGTCATAGGTATATTTTTCATCATGGATAATATCGTTAAAGTCAATTACATGTCATTTGCAGGTAAAAGCAAGAATTGGGAAGCAACCATCATTATAAGTCAACAAAATCAAAAAAGTGAAAACAAAAAACTTACCCTAAAATATATTGGTTCAGAGTCCATAAGCGAAGTGGAGTATCAAGCTTCGGATTTAAGTGGTCAGATGTCCGGAACCGAAGAGTTAGATAAGAAAACAAAGCAGATTATCAAAGAATCAAGGTGCTCTGGTTGCATGATGACAGACGGAAATCAAACGATTGGACTCAAAATAAAATGGAACGAAAAGGAAGAGTTCATCATCCTACATCCCGTTTCATAAGAAGTTCATTTGCGTGCAAGTACAATTTAGGCTTAGTACAGAGTCACTAGCGTTGCATAAAATATCTACACCACAATTTGCAAATAATTCTGAAATATATTTTGTTAGCTGAACTTTAAACTTCCCTTGGTTTCATAAGGATTTCAACCTTCTCGGATCGAATGAAAGTACAAGGAAAATGACGATTTCCTGCCAATATTCGTGCACGTGGGAGAGAGAAGCTATGTACCAGACATGAAGGCATGCCAAAATATTGGTAAAATGAGAACAATCCGACTGTCCCTCTGCTCAAAAGACAGTAGGGGCGCTCGTGCATAGACTGGGGCAGCCGCAGAGCTGGCTGTACTTTTTCAACGAAAGGAAGGACAGAGACGTGGATATTCAAGTGATTGAGGTGGAACTGCAGCGCAGACAGGATGCAGAATTGGCCAAGGCCCATGAGTGGATCATCAAGCTGGAGGAGAAAAAAGAGACGGAGTGTTACTGTCGGCGATCCGCTTATTCGGAGATGGAGATGTGGTTAGATCTGTCGCACAAACGCGATGCTCACCTCACAGCGGAGACGGTTATTGCGGAATTGGATCGCCGCGCGGTTCAGTTTCAAAAAGAAGCGGAAAAATACTATGCTTGGAAGACGGAATCAACCGGTGACGAGTATCGTTGGCAGGCGGAAGCACTAAAAGAGATGAGCGAATGGATCAGGTCGACGGCTTCATAATGCCGCTCTCCATGGGATGGACGACCAGGAAGTAGAGGATGAGAAAAGTGGACCCAGCTAAAAAGTCAAAAATCGTCGTGCTAGCCTTTCTTGTTTTTGCCATCGTCATCGGTGTATCCGCCTTTTTTGGAGGACGAGACATAAGAGCCGTACACCAGCAGGAGATCGAGCGTAACATAGCTGCGCTTGGCGGACAGTTGGTACAGGTGGACGTGGTTAGTCCGGCTCAAAGCCCGTTTCGTGAGAGCGGCAAAGGGAACACGATCTACAAGGTTGTCTATCGCACGGTTGATGGGACGAAAACCGCCTGGTATCGAGCGGACAACCAAAGCTCGATTATCAAGTACGAAGAAGCATGGCGATTTGAGGATGGACAGCGAGAGTAGCACCTTCAGGACAGCAATCGACGCGTATTTTCTGTGCACTGCCTGATCAATTGCTCTGGCGGTACCCCTTTAAGAAATGCGGTCGTCTTCGCTGCCGCAAATAGCATCATCGGACTGGTCGCTTGCCCGGTGAATGGTCCGGAAAAGGGCCATGGCCCGTCCGTCTCCAGCATCAGCTGCTCAAGCGGGATTTGTCGGGCCAGCCTCTGATCGCGTTCGCGGTAGCAAACCTCTGGTGTCAGGGAGAGGTAAAAGCCTGCAGCCACAATCTCAGCGACCACCGCTTTCGGTGCCTTTAACCAGTGAAAGTGGGCCTTTATGCCGGGGTGTCGCTGGAGGCAGTCAAGAGCAAGGGCAGCTTTGTCATGGACGGCATGCAGCAGCAAGGGAAGGCACAGTTCACGGCCAAGCGCCGCATAGCGATCAAGCAGTTCCTGCTGATGCAAAAGCGCCGAAGACGGGAGGTGGGACAGTTCGTAGTGCGGCAGTCCTACCTCTCCAATCGCGGCTAGCCGATGCCGCTCCTGGCGTATGAGGCTGAGCAGTTCATCCAGTTCCGTCTCGTCTGGAGGAAGTTGCTCCGGATGGAAACCGATCGCTGCACGGACGAAATCGGGAAACCTCGTTTGCAGCTCCAGTGTTCGGTAAGAGGAAGGAAGATTGGTGGAGACAGCGATTACATACTCCACCCCGGCTGCTCGCCACTGTTCGATCAGCGATTCGATATGTTCGTCTGGATACTGTTCCAGATGGATATGGGCATCAATCACAGTCTCATCCTCTCACTTTCATCATCGTCATCTTCGACAGGAAAAGGGGGTACCTTTCTTGGAAGAGCTTGAAGCAGGCATACCCGAATGGGATCAAGGTCAGATTGAACGGGCGCTGGAGCATGGGGAATCCTTTGCCCTGTTTTTATATACGCCGCTGTGCGGTACCTGTCAATTGGCCAAGCGAATGGTGGCCGTTGCCGCCAAGATCTGCTCCCCTGTCTCCCCCTATACTGCCAATCTTAACCTGATGCCTGCGCTCGCTCAAGCGTTGAGAATTGAAAGTGTACCGTGCCTGATGATCGTCCGGCAGGGAGAAATCGTGAGCAAAGAGTATGCGATGCGTTCAGTTGATCATCTATGTCGGCAGCTTGGCCTGCTCATGGACAAATAGAAAACCGTACGGATGAACGGGGCGGTGAATGGC contains these protein-coding regions:
- a CDS encoding S-layer homology domain-containing protein, with the translated sequence MKRVLSVLLCTLLILTMIPVASAKTTFRDVPRNHWAYEAIMEMADKGIITGYNDRTFRPNNHITRAEFAKIMIAAAGIDITSVNKVKQTFEDVDRRHWAFYYVELAKPYLTGYKVGSTYLYKPNEKALREDIAVALVRLKGYDRTTDPDLSKINRFRDDQRISENLRPFIAIAVETGLIKGFEDNTFRPLHPITRAEAASLIYRAKLDETKVVFPDEPKPQEPELPKSVSDSFSKDDLDHWDEREATATWKVINNRVTAYSSDSDLDHYFLPLIWDEKSKPKKYEIKVDVIADRSDGHGGLFFNGKDGKAIAVSVEEDKLLVEKVEDPEEDDTTTIASVDYDLKTTNQLRIVVDGNAYGIYLNDKFMFGLQNQSIDNTSLGLYLKKEATEDLPREITYFDNFSFRVLN
- a CDS encoding thioredoxin family protein, with translation MEELEAGIPEWDQGQIERALEHGESFALFLYTPLCGTCQLAKRMVAVAAKICSPVSPYTANLNLMPALAQALRIESVPCLMIVRQGEIVSKEYAMRSVDHLCRQLGLLMDK
- a CDS encoding TatD family hydrolase; protein product: MIDAHIHLEQYPDEHIESLIEQWRAAGVEYVIAVSTNLPSSYRTLELQTRFPDFVRAAIGFHPEQLPPDETELDELLSLIRQERHRLAAIGEVGLPHYELSHLPSSALLHQQELLDRYAALGRELCLPLLLHAVHDKAALALDCLQRHPGIKAHFHWLKAPKAVVAEIVAAGFYLSLTPEVCYRERDQRLARQIPLEQLMLETDGPWPFSGPFTGQATSPMMLFAAAKTTAFLKGVPPEQLIRQCTENTRRLLS
- a CDS encoding sugar-binding transcriptional regulator, translating into MDSWTEKRELVRVAKLYYMKGLTQADIAKKIGVSRPIISKLLQRAKEMGIVEIIIKDETVSMVELEQQLESRYSLDEAIVVPVAEGDGPELVKQVVAKTAALHLSKLIRDVKRVGISWGTTLYHLVQEFPYHRDTDVKVLPLVGGIGRNRIEIHANQLAYELSKKLGGTCEFLYAPAIAETVELKQQLLESSEIHALLDEASRVDLAVVGVGVPYESTMVEMGYLKKAEIEDLKRFGAIGDISSRFIDYRGEEIDFPLNKRVIGIDLADLRRIPTVIGVVSGINKAEAIRGVLNGGYFHKLVVDEQTAKELIHADHGGACHD